The Nitrospirota bacterium nucleotide sequence TGTGTCAGGGTATGGGGGCAAATTGGCGTGAGGATCAATGACTGCACTGCCGGATCGATAATCGGACCTCCGGCTGAAAGCGAATAGGCGGTCGATCCCGTCGGGCTGCTGACAATCAATCCGTCGCCACGCAAGTTGGTCACGAACCGTCCCTGAATTGCAATCTTCAATCCAATCATACGGGCAACCGTGCCCTTGCTGATCACGACGTCGTTCAACACGATCCCTTGCGCGACCGTCTCTCCGCGCCGATGGATACGTGTCCGTAGCATGAGCCGTTCATCGAGGACAAAATCATTGGCAAATACCCGTTCGAGCGAGGGATAGAGATTCTCCGGCCTGACTTCCGTCAAGAAGCCCAGCCCACCCATGTTGACCCCCAGGATGGGAATACCTCGTTCCCCGGCAAGTCGCGCGGCATTGAGCATGGTCCCATCACCGCCTAAGACCAGAAGTACGTCCGCTTTGCTCGCCAGCAGATTTTCCTGCGAGCCCCCTTGTTCACCAAGGAGGTGCGCCGATGTCGTATCCATCATCACATCGATGCTTCGAGCCCGGAGCCACGTGACAACATTGTGCAATGTGTTCTTGACTTCTGAGAACTTCGGCTTAGTCAGAATCCCGATGCTCTTGCTTTTCATTGGCAAAACCCTGTCAGCGCGCTCGTGAAATGCCGATAAAAATCTTCGGGATTGTATCGGGGGGGGTCTTTTGAAGTCAACGAATCACCCGTATGAGTCATGACGGTTTTGCCGCGAGGCGAATACGCGGATGCGACATCCTTAGACCTTCGCAAAATACGCTTCACGTTTCACGAGGAACGCGTTCTGTGCGATTGTCGGGTAGCCTTGACACATAAAACCCTTCTAGTTAGAATTAGGCAGATTTTTGATAGGTTTGCGTGTATGGAACCCGTTATAGGCCCACCTAGAAGGAGGCAGGATGTTCGAGCGATTCACGGATAAGGGTCGGAAGATCATCATCCTTGCACGGGAAGAGGCAGAGCGTCATCAAAACGACTACCTCGGAACCGAGCATCTTGTCTTAGCCATTCTCCGTGAATCAGACGGGATTGCCCTGATGATCCTGAAAAAAATGGGGCTCTCCACTGAACAAATCCGTTTGGAAATTGAACGGAATTTGCCGGGAGGGGGCACGACGATGACTTTTGGGGAGATCCCCTTCAGCCCCCGGGTCAAGAAGGTCATTGAATACGGGGTCGAAGAAGCCCGTCTCCTCGGACACAATCATATCGGCAGCGAGCATCTTTTGTTGGGCCTCCTCCGGGAAGAGGAGGGGATCGGCGGGAAGATTCTCCGCAGCTTAGGCGCCAATCTCCTCACCGCCCGACAATTAACCGTGACATTCCTGCGCAAGTCCGCTCCGCGCGAGCGTGACCGAAAGAGCAATACCCCCGCGCTTGATGAGTTCGGTCGTGACCTGACACAGCTTGCCCAGGCAGGACAACTGGATCCCGTCATCGGCCGGGCCGACGAAATCGAGCGGGTGCTTCAGATCCTGAGCCGCCGTTCAAAAAACAACCCCGTTCTTATCGGGGAAGCCGGTGTCGGCAAGACCGCCATCGTCGAAGGTCTTGCCCAACGGATAGTCCAGTCCGAAGTGCCGGATAATCTTCTCTCACGGCGCGTGATTGCGCTCGACCTCGGTTCGTTGGTTGCTGGAACGAAATATCGTGGCCAGTTTGAGGAACGGCTGAAGGTCGTGATGAAGGAAATCACGCAGGCAGGAAATATCATCATCTTCATCGATGAGCTCCATACCCTGGTGGGAGCGGGGGCGGCAGAAGGATCGATCGATGCCTCGAACATGCTCAAGCCCGCGTTATCGCGCGGCGAAATTCAATGTATCGGCGCCACGACTCTCGATGAATACCGGAAGCATATTGAGAAAGATGGAGCCCTGAAGCGACGGTTCCAACCGATTCACGTTCAGCCGCCGAGCAACGATGAAACCGTCCTGATCATCCAAGGGCTTCGCGATCGTTATGAAGAACACCATGGTGTTGAAATCTCAGAAGAGGCCATCCTCGAAGCGGTCAAGTTGTCCGATCGGTACATTAGCGACCGTTTCCTCCCTGACAAGGCCATCGATTTGATCGATGAGACGGGGTCACGGGCAAAACTGCAGACGTACGCCCTGCCATCCGACCTGAAAGCGATGGAACAAGAGCTGAAAAAGGTCTCTCGCGAAAAGGAACTGGCCATCTCGATGCAGAACTTTGAGGAAGCCGTTCGCCATCGCGAGGAAGAAGAGCGGCTGCGCAAGCTCCTCGATGAGTCCAAACGAGAGTGGAAGAAGAACCAGGAAAAGAACAAGCCGACGATTGGAAAAGAGGATGTCGCCTATGTCGTCTCCAAGATGACGGGTATTCCGCTCTTCAAGCTCGAAGAGGAAGAATCCAACAAACTGCTCCGCATGGAGGAATTCCTCCATAAACGCGTCGTTGGACAGAACGAAGCGATCTCCGCTGTGGCCCGGGCCATCAGGCGATCACGCGCAGGGCTCAAGGAAGCACGAAAGCCTATCGGCTCCTTTATCTTCCTGGGACCGACCGGGGTAGGGAAAACCGAGCTGGCGAGGACGTTAGCCGAGTTCCTGTTCAACAGTGAGGACTCGCTTATCCGCATCGACATGTCGGAGTATCAGGAAAAGTTCACCAGTTCTCGACTATTCGGAGCCCCGCCCGGGTATGTGGGATATGAAGAAGGCGGCCAGTTGACCGAACGGGTCAGGCGCAGGCCCTATTCAGTGGTTCTGTTCGATGAGATCGAAAAGGCCCATCCCGATGTGTTCAATATCCTCTTACAAGTATTGGACGACGGAGTACTGACGGACAGTCTCGGACGAAAGGTCGACTTTAAGAATTGCGTCATCATCATGACCTCCAATATCGGGACCAAGATGATTCAGAAGGGTGTCTCGCTCGGATTCCAGAGCACGGAAGGCGATCAGGAGCGCCATAAGAAGGAAGAGGTGTTGGGAGAGTTGCGCCGCTCGTTCAGCCCGGAGTTCTTGAACCGCATTGACGAAGTGGTGGTCTTCCATCAACTCGACAAGACCCATCTCTATAGTATCCTCGACATTCTCTTGGCTGAACTCAACCTTCGTCTCCTCGAAAAAGGCGTGGAGATCGAAGTCGAGGATGACGTCAAGCAGTGGTTGATCAAAGAAGGCTATGAGCCGCTCTACGGAGCCAGACCGATGCGCCGGACGATTCAGCGGGCGATCGGCGATCCGCTCTCGGAGGAAATGATTAGGGGACGATTCAAGGAATGCCGGAAAATCCGTGTGGTGCTTCGCGACGGTGCTCCGGTATTTATCGAGCAGGAGGCGATGGCTGGCGTCTAATGGTCCAGCCCAACACCTGCCCGCGACGTAATCGCATAGAGTTCGACACAGCCCTTGTGGCGCCGGCAGGCCGCAAGGGCTGTGTCATTTCCAAACTCCGCACATAGCCATGGGATCTCCCCAGTCTGCCCTGCTGTGAACATTTGACCATGACAACCATTTCACCATCGACCTCAACCTGGATATCGGGACCAATCCTGGGTATCGAGACGTCCTGCGATGAGACAGCCGCAGCGGTGCTTGCTGCAGACGGCGCAGTTCTTTCGAATGTGATTACGTCGCAACACGATGTCCACCAGCGATTTGGCGGCGTCGTTCCCGAACTTGCCTCCCGCGCCCATATTGAATCGATTGAAGCGGTCTCCGCTGAGGCGATAGGACAGGCGGGTCTCGCATGGACGGAACTTACCGGGATAGCCGTCACCCAGGGACCGGGCCTAGCCGGGGCCCTTCTGGTCGGAGTCAGTTATGCAAAGGCTCTTGGCTATGCCTTGAACATTCCGGTCGTAGGTGTCAGCCATCTTGAAGGTCACATCGCTTCTGCCTGGTTGAAGGATCCAGCGTTTCCATTACCCAGCGTGGTACTGGTTGTCTCGGGTGGTCATACCCATCTCTATTACAAACAGGCTGATGGTCATTGCCGACTTCTGGGCGCTACCAGAGACGATGCGGCAGGGGAGGCCTTTGACAAGGGCGCTCAATTGCTCCAATTGGGATACCCGGGGGGGCCAGCGATCGATCGTTTAGCCAGGCAAGGAAATCCTGAAGCCATCGCCTTTCCGCGTTCCCATCTCAAGAAGGGGAGTCTTGATTTCAGTTTCAGTGGTTTAAAGACATCTTTGCTCTATACACTTCAAGTAATGTCTGAGCTATCTCGCGCGGAGCAAGCTGCCGATCTCGCAGCCAGCTACCAGGAGGCTATCGTCACAATTCTGGTTGAAAAAGCTTTTGCTGCCGTTCGATCAACCGGGGTTCATGCCTTGGCAGTCGTCGGAGGGGTATCCGCCAATTCCCGTTTTCGTACGTTGCTCGAGCAACGAGCCGCATCAGAATCCGTAGACTTGAGCCTGCCCCCCCTGGCTTATTGTACGGACAATGCTGCGATGATTGCGGCAGCCGGGAGGCATTCGCTTCAGGCAGGGCTCAGGGGCACACTGGAAATCGATGCGCACGTCTCACTATCTGGTTGATGAGGTCCATCAGGTCTATCTGATCTGTCTCGTATGTTTGGTCTGACGAAAACTAACCAGATGAACCAGACAGACTAGACAGACCAGACAGACCGAATAGACCAGATAGACCGGGCTTCCATCAACGATAAGGAAACGACGCCCATTCCAGACATCCATGGACAGGTCCTTGGTCTCCGAGCCGGCCAGCTCGCCATGCTTGAGCGGCTCTATCGTCGGCGCATGCCTGTGGATCAAGTCCTCTCACTTGAAGCGGCAAGAACCCTCGCACAGTTTACGCATGAGATACGCCGTCCCATCGGACTAGTCATTAACCGGCGTGGGGCAGTGCAGGATGTTCTGGTGGGCGCAGGCGCCGAACCTTCACCGACTATCCTGGCTGCCTACCGGGCAAGCCCGCGATCGTTGCGGGGCCTCAGACTGATCCGCTCACAGGTGAAGGAACAGGCAATCAGCCAAGAAGATCTCACCCTGCTGGGCCTCCTCCGGCTCGATATGATCGGAACCCTGGCAGTGACGCCCCAGGGCGAACCGGGGTTGCTTTCTCTCGCCCATCTCAATCCACCCAGCCCTCAGGGGCAGCTGTACACGGTGCTGAAGCCTACATTGACGCATCAATGCCCGGTGAGTTTCGAAACGTTCATCCATGAGCTGGAGGCAGACCTCCAACGGCAGGGTGGGTCGCACCGGATGGCTCAGGGCCAGACAGCCATACTCGTGAGCGCATCACCCAAGAGCAAGAACGAACAGGAAGAGCACCTCGCCGAATTGGCGGAACTGGCTTCTTCCGCAGATCTCACCGTGATTGACCGTTTAGTGCAACGCACACAGAGCGGCCATGCCAGATTTCAATTGGGCAGCGGCAAGCTTAAAGATGTGCTGGTGCAGGCCATGCAAAAGGGAGCAGATCTCTTGATCTTCGATCAAGATTTGGCTCCGGCGCAGGTGCGCGCGATTGCAGAGATCACCGACCTCACGGTCATCGACCGGACTCAGTTGATTCTCGATATTTTTGCGCAGCGGGCGCATAGCCGGGAGGGTAAGGTGCAGGTTGAATTAGCCCAACTTCGTTATCTGCTCCCCCGACTCTCCGGCCAGGGAACGAGTCTCTCACGCTTGGGCGGCGGTATCGGCAGCAGAGGTCCGGGAGAAACAAAGCTCGAAACGGATCGCCGCCGCATCAGAGAACGTATCGACCATCTGGAACGGGAGGTCGAGAGCTTTGCGCGCCATCAAGACCAACGGAGATCCCGCCGCACCCGGCAAGAATTCCCGATCCTGTCCATGGTGGGTTATACGAATGCCGGCAAGTCAACATTGCTCAATATACTGACGAAGAGTCAGGTGAGTACGGCTCCACGCGTCTTTGAGACACTCGACACGACAAGCCGCAGATTGCGCTTTCCCCAGGGCCGTGAGGTCATCCTCACCGATACGGTGGGGTTTATTCGCGATCTACCGAAAGATCTCCTTGCAGCCTTCCGGACGACATTGGGCGAACTGCGCGATGCCGACCTCCTTCTCCATGTCGTCGATGCCGGGACAAAAGATCTGGACGCCCATATCGCATCCGTCGACGCCGTGCTTCAAAGTCTCACGCTCGATCTGCTCCCACGGGTCCTGGTATTCAACAAATGTGACCAACTTCCGCCCGGGCAGGCGGAAATCCTCTGTCGGCGCTACGGTGCAATCGGGATTTCGTCTCTCCATCCTGAGACCTTGCCCCCGCTGATCCAGCATCTTGAAGAACGGTTGGCTGTGCTCGTCCCGTCCACCTCCCTTGCATCTCGCCCTTAACCGGTTGCACAATCACGCCATTTGGTACCAGCAATGACGACGAAAGCCCTATCATCACCCGATCATCAAAAACGCCTCCGGGAGATTGCCAAGGCGCTTCAACGTGCGATGAAAAACCCGAAGATGGAGCTCGACCATCGTTCTCCTTGGGAACTACTCGTCGCCACGATCCTCTCCGCCCAATGTACCGACCAGCGAGTCAATCAGGTGACTCCTGCACTCTTTCGGCAATATCGACAGCCGGCAGACCTCGCAGCGGCCAAGCTCCCTGAACTCGAAGCGATCATTCGTTCCACCGGTTTCTTTAAGAGTAAAGCGAAGCATCTTGTGGCCTGCGGCAAAACCGTTACCGAGTGCTTCGGTGAACAGGTCCCGCAGACGATGGATGAGTTGATCGCCTTACCGGGAGTCGGTAGGAAGACTGCCAACGTGATCCTCGGAAACGCCTTCGGCCAGCCTAGTATCGTTGTCGATACCCATGTGAAACGGGTGGCGAAACGGCTCGGCCTGACCCAATCGGACGATCCAGACCTGGTCGAGCAGGACCTGCAGCAACTCATACCGCGCCCCCAGTGGACAGCCTTTTCACAGCGCTTGTTGTTACATGGTCGCTATGTCTGCCTCGCCAGAAAACCTCAGTGCCGTACCTGTCCGATCTACCGGCACTGTACATGGAAGGAGAAAGGCTCCCAATGATTCGTAGCATGACCGGATTCGGCCGCCGACAAGCTCCCTGGCAAGACGGGTCCGTGACAGTTGAAATACGATCTGTCAACCATCGTTTTCTGGAGATCGGCTGCCGCCTTCCCCGACCGTTGAGTCACCTGGAAGACTCCTTCAAGAAGGCGATCCAACAACGCTGTGCCCGTGGGCGCATCGACATCACGGTGTCCCTTCAAGGCGGCAAAGGCCGAGCAGGAAGTGTCAACCTTGACCAAGCCCTCGCGAAACAGTACTATCAAGTCCTCCGCACCCTCAAGAACTCGCTGAAGCTGAGCGGTTCCATTGACCTTGCGCTCATATCCGGACTCCGTGACGTCGTATCGGTTTCGGATCAGCCAGCGGAAGATCCGAAGCTGGCCAAAGTTGTTCAACGGTTGGCCAGCCAGGCCCTGACTGACCTCGCTGCGATGCGGACAGGCGAAGGGAAGGTGTTGGCAGAGGACATGCGCGCGCGGATTGAAACGATCAGGAGATATAAGACTCTCGTTGCCGGGCGAAGCCCGTTGCTTGCCCAGGAGACGTATAACCGGATGAAGCTTCGGGTGGAGAAGCTGCTGGTATCGGAAATTCCCGACCTCCCGCGACTCTATCAAGAGTTGGCCGTGTATGCGGATCGAGGTGATATTACGGAAGAAATAGTCAGGCTGGACTCGCATATGATACAGTTTGAGCAGACGCTCAACAGCACAGAACCAGTCGGCAAAACCCTTGATTTCCTGCTCCAGGAAATTGGGCGCGAAGTCAATACGATCGGCTCAAAAGCCAACGATGCTGAGATCGCCGGTCAGGTAGTTCAGATGAAGGCCGAACTCGAACGTATCCGCGAACAGGTCCAAAACGTCGAATGAGCTCAAGCAGTACGACAAGTTCCACGGCGCCGGCAGCAGCCCACCCTGACTCCTCGGTGGATCGGCGGGGAATTCTCTTTATTATTTCCGCACCTTCTGGAACGGGAAAAACCACGCTCTGCAAACAGCTTGCAGCGAACCTCCCCGGATTGTGGCATTCAATCTCCTATACGACAAGGAAACCGCGGCCAGGGGAAAGGCATGGACGTGAATACTATTTCGTCGAAGAAGGCATATTTCGGGACATGATCGGCCGAAATGAATTCGTTGAATGGGCCCAGGTCTATGGACAACTCTATGGCACACCGCTGAAATCGTTGACCGAAAAAATCTCCCAAGGGATTGACGTATTACTGGAAATCGACGTCCAAGGGGCCATGCAGGTTAAGAAACGATTCGAGGATTCTGTGCCGATTTTTATTCTTCCTCCCTCCATGACCGTCCTCCGGTCGCGACTGCAAACCAGGGCATCCGATTCACCGGAAGAGATTCAACGGCGACTGCACAAAGTGAGAGAGGAGGTGTGGAGCTACCGGGAGTACGCCTACATCGTCCGAAACCATGACCTCGACCAGTCGCTTGGCGATCTCGAAAGTATCTTCAGATCGGAACGCTTGAAGACGAAACGATTGAACATGACCTGGCTCGAGAACAATTTCATTTTCGACGATGACCAGAAACCAGAAGATCGCAAGGATCTTCCCTTACCCAAAGGAGTACCGCTTCCATGATCGACATGTTGAGACTCTTGCCCCAATACACCGCAGAGGAGTTTGACTCACGGCATAGGCTGGCAATCGTTGCAGCCCAGCGGACGAAGCACATTTTACAGGGATCACGTCATGCCCCATCACGCTTCACCAAGGAGACAACCATCGCCCTGGACGAGGTTCTCCGGGGACAAGTCAAGTATCTCGTCGGTCAAGAAGCGCGGGATGCCACGAAGGAGTCGAAGCGCAGCAGAGAAGGTGAAATGGAGCGCGTCGCTTCTATGAGTGGAGACGATGCAAAGGAAATCAAGAAAGAACTGAGCGTGTATGTCGACGACACCCCTCCGACAGTGGTGAGTGAGAACGAGGAATAAAAGGAGGACAAGGTGGAAAGCTCCGGGCCCATAGGCCAGACGTTGGTCGGGAAGCGGATCGTGCTGGGCGTAACCGGCAGCATCGCAGCCTACAAGGCCGTCCTGCTGCTCAGGGCCTTGCTTCGTGAAGGGGCGAGCGTGCATGTCGTGATGACGCAATCTGCCGTGAAGTTTGTCACCCCCCTGACGTTTGAAGTGCTCTCCGGCCACCCGGTTTCGACAGATCTGTTTGCCGCACATCAGGAGATGAAACACCTATCATTACCCGAACAGGCAGACGCCATCGTCATTGCCCCGGCCACGGCCAATTGTCTTGCCAAGTCAGCGCTCGGGCTGGGCGACGACTTGCTGTCGACTATGCTCCTTACGGCACAATGCCCGTTGATTATGGCCCCGGCAATGGATGGAGGAATGTGGACCCATCCAACTGTCAGAGAGCATGTGGAGACCCTGCGTGCCAGGGGAACCGTCGTGGTGGATCCCACTATGGGATTGCTGGCTTCCGGACAAATCGGCCAAGGACGTTTGGCAGATGAAGGTGTGATTCTAGAGGCACTTCAGACAGCGCTGGCTCCACGACAAGATTGGCGGGGACAACGTATTCTGGTTTCGGCAGGTCCCACGCAAGAGCCCATTGATCCGGTTCGCTTCATCTCTAACCGGTCCTCCGGAAAGATGGGCTATGCCATCGCCGAAGCCGCTCAGGCAAGAGGAGCCCAGGTCATCCTCGTCACCGGCCCCACAGCCCTCCCATCTCCGAAAGGTGTCGAAGTTGTTTCAATCTCCACTGCTGAAGAAATGACGAACGCCCTGTCCACGCGTCTTGCATGGTCCACGGTGTTGATCATGGCAGCCGCCGTGGCGGATTTTCGCCCCAAACATCCTGTCTCGCATAAGATCACCAAACAAGGGCCCTCAGACCGAACGCTTGATCTCCAACGCACCACTGACATCCTAAGCTTGCTATCTGCCCAACGGACCACGCAGCTTATGGTCGGCTTTGCAGCGGAGACGACCGATTTGATCGCCCATGCAAAAGACAAACTGACAGCGAAAGGGCTCGACCTCATCGTTGCAAACGATGTCACGACCGCGGGGGCCGGATTCGGCAGCGATCAGAACGCCGCCACTTTAATCGACCGGCAGGGGAACACGACTGAACTCCCGTTGATGCCGAAACGAGCACTCGCGGATGCCATTCTGAGCCATGCACAAGCACTACTCCGCAGCAGAGAATCCGGTCTGAGCTCCCATGCGGCTAATATGGGAAGAGGCTAGCAGTTATGGCTCAAAATCCGATCACCACTGTCAATGCCATGGAACTCGATCGACTGGCTACCCAATTAGCCAAAGACCCCCATTCCAAAGCGTTCATGCCATTGGCCGAAGAGTATGGGAAGGTCGGCATGTGGCAGGAAGCCGCCGCCGTCCTCGAAGATGGTTTAAAACTGTACCCCGGCTTCATCACGGCCATGGTCGCGCTGGGACGTGCCTACGATCACCTGGGTCAGGTCACGAAAGCTAAGGCGATTCTAGAAGAATCCGTCAAGTTGAGCCCGGAAAACCTGCGCGCGCATCGGACCCTGATCAAGATTTATCAGAGCGAGGGACTCAACGAGTCGGCGCTGCAATCCTGTGCCGTCATTCTGGCAGCCAATCCACGTGATGAGGAAGCTCGTTCGATTCAATCAGCATTAGGTGGGCCTCTGAGAGAACACAAGGGACCGGCAACGCTGAAGCCGCCGGCTCCGGCCACGAGCAACCTCTCGACCCAGCAGGCTGCCCGATCGCCCGTTGCTGACGAGATCACAGCTTCCGCCATCCAAACTCCTTCCACCATGACAGATCCAGCGGTCGGAGCAACGGAACTGGGTGCGAGCGCGCTCCCCGAACAGGATCAGGCAAAGGAACCGGCCGCGGTGCCTGAACTGGATCTTCACTCCCTCGACAGGGCAGGGACTCCCCCT carries:
- a CDS encoding NAD(+)/NADH kinase; translated protein: MKSKSIGILTKPKFSEVKNTLHNVVTWLRARSIDVMMDTTSAHLLGEQGGSQENLLASKADVLLVLGGDGTMLNAARLAGERGIPILGVNMGGLGFLTEVRPENLYPSLERVFANDFVLDERLMLRTRIHRRGETVAQGIVLNDVVISKGTVARMIGLKIAIQGRFVTNLRGDGLIVSSPTGSTAYSLSAGGPIIDPAVQSLILTPICPHTLTHRPLIVPSNAEIEVTLTSKDDGSMATLDGQVGVAITQGDTVVIQTSEHRTKLIRFPESNYYDVLREKLKWGDR
- a CDS encoding ATP-dependent Clp protease ATP-binding subunit; this translates as MFERFTDKGRKIIILAREEAERHQNDYLGTEHLVLAILRESDGIALMILKKMGLSTEQIRLEIERNLPGGGTTMTFGEIPFSPRVKKVIEYGVEEARLLGHNHIGSEHLLLGLLREEEGIGGKILRSLGANLLTARQLTVTFLRKSAPRERDRKSNTPALDEFGRDLTQLAQAGQLDPVIGRADEIERVLQILSRRSKNNPVLIGEAGVGKTAIVEGLAQRIVQSEVPDNLLSRRVIALDLGSLVAGTKYRGQFEERLKVVMKEITQAGNIIIFIDELHTLVGAGAAEGSIDASNMLKPALSRGEIQCIGATTLDEYRKHIEKDGALKRRFQPIHVQPPSNDETVLIIQGLRDRYEEHHGVEISEEAILEAVKLSDRYISDRFLPDKAIDLIDETGSRAKLQTYALPSDLKAMEQELKKVSREKELAISMQNFEEAVRHREEEERLRKLLDESKREWKKNQEKNKPTIGKEDVAYVVSKMTGIPLFKLEEEESNKLLRMEEFLHKRVVGQNEAISAVARAIRRSRAGLKEARKPIGSFIFLGPTGVGKTELARTLAEFLFNSEDSLIRIDMSEYQEKFTSSRLFGAPPGYVGYEEGGQLTERVRRRPYSVVLFDEIEKAHPDVFNILLQVLDDGVLTDSLGRKVDFKNCVIIMTSNIGTKMIQKGVSLGFQSTEGDQERHKKEEVLGELRRSFSPEFLNRIDEVVVFHQLDKTHLYSILDILLAELNLRLLEKGVEIEVEDDVKQWLIKEGYEPLYGARPMRRTIQRAIGDPLSEEMIRGRFKECRKIRVVLRDGAPVFIEQEAMAGV
- the tsaD gene encoding tRNA (adenosine(37)-N6)-threonylcarbamoyltransferase complex transferase subunit TsaD; this translates as MTTISPSTSTWISGPILGIETSCDETAAAVLAADGAVLSNVITSQHDVHQRFGGVVPELASRAHIESIEAVSAEAIGQAGLAWTELTGIAVTQGPGLAGALLVGVSYAKALGYALNIPVVGVSHLEGHIASAWLKDPAFPLPSVVLVVSGGHTHLYYKQADGHCRLLGATRDDAAGEAFDKGAQLLQLGYPGGPAIDRLARQGNPEAIAFPRSHLKKGSLDFSFSGLKTSLLYTLQVMSELSRAEQAADLAASYQEAIVTILVEKAFAAVRSTGVHALAVVGGVSANSRFRTLLEQRAASESVDLSLPPLAYCTDNAAMIAAAGRHSLQAGLRGTLEIDAHVSLSG
- the hflX gene encoding GTPase HflX, whose amino-acid sequence is MPVDQVLSLEAARTLAQFTHEIRRPIGLVINRRGAVQDVLVGAGAEPSPTILAAYRASPRSLRGLRLIRSQVKEQAISQEDLTLLGLLRLDMIGTLAVTPQGEPGLLSLAHLNPPSPQGQLYTVLKPTLTHQCPVSFETFIHELEADLQRQGGSHRMAQGQTAILVSASPKSKNEQEEHLAELAELASSADLTVIDRLVQRTQSGHARFQLGSGKLKDVLVQAMQKGADLLIFDQDLAPAQVRAIAEITDLTVIDRTQLILDIFAQRAHSREGKVQVELAQLRYLLPRLSGQGTSLSRLGGGIGSRGPGETKLETDRRRIRERIDHLEREVESFARHQDQRRSRRTRQEFPILSMVGYTNAGKSTLLNILTKSQVSTAPRVFETLDTTSRRLRFPQGREVILTDTVGFIRDLPKDLLAAFRTTLGELRDADLLLHVVDAGTKDLDAHIASVDAVLQSLTLDLLPRVLVFNKCDQLPPGQAEILCRRYGAIGISSLHPETLPPLIQHLEERLAVLVPSTSLASRP
- the nth gene encoding endonuclease III, with the protein product MTTKALSSPDHQKRLREIAKALQRAMKNPKMELDHRSPWELLVATILSAQCTDQRVNQVTPALFRQYRQPADLAAAKLPELEAIIRSTGFFKSKAKHLVACGKTVTECFGEQVPQTMDELIALPGVGRKTANVILGNAFGQPSIVVDTHVKRVAKRLGLTQSDDPDLVEQDLQQLIPRPQWTAFSQRLLLHGRYVCLARKPQCRTCPIYRHCTWKEKGSQ
- a CDS encoding YicC family protein; this translates as MIRSMTGFGRRQAPWQDGSVTVEIRSVNHRFLEIGCRLPRPLSHLEDSFKKAIQQRCARGRIDITVSLQGGKGRAGSVNLDQALAKQYYQVLRTLKNSLKLSGSIDLALISGLRDVVSVSDQPAEDPKLAKVVQRLASQALTDLAAMRTGEGKVLAEDMRARIETIRRYKTLVAGRSPLLAQETYNRMKLRVEKLLVSEIPDLPRLYQELAVYADRGDITEEIVRLDSHMIQFEQTLNSTEPVGKTLDFLLQEIGREVNTIGSKANDAEIAGQVVQMKAELERIREQVQNVE
- the gmk gene encoding guanylate kinase, with amino-acid sequence MDRRGILFIISAPSGTGKTTLCKQLAANLPGLWHSISYTTRKPRPGERHGREYYFVEEGIFRDMIGRNEFVEWAQVYGQLYGTPLKSLTEKISQGIDVLLEIDVQGAMQVKKRFEDSVPIFILPPSMTVLRSRLQTRASDSPEEIQRRLHKVREEVWSYREYAYIVRNHDLDQSLGDLESIFRSERLKTKRLNMTWLENNFIFDDDQKPEDRKDLPLPKGVPLP
- a CDS encoding DNA-directed RNA polymerase subunit omega, with translation MIDMLRLLPQYTAEEFDSRHRLAIVAAQRTKHILQGSRHAPSRFTKETTIALDEVLRGQVKYLVGQEARDATKESKRSREGEMERVASMSGDDAKEIKKELSVYVDDTPPTVVSENEE
- the coaBC gene encoding bifunctional phosphopantothenoylcysteine decarboxylase/phosphopantothenate--cysteine ligase CoaBC, whose amino-acid sequence is MESSGPIGQTLVGKRIVLGVTGSIAAYKAVLLLRALLREGASVHVVMTQSAVKFVTPLTFEVLSGHPVSTDLFAAHQEMKHLSLPEQADAIVIAPATANCLAKSALGLGDDLLSTMLLTAQCPLIMAPAMDGGMWTHPTVREHVETLRARGTVVVDPTMGLLASGQIGQGRLADEGVILEALQTALAPRQDWRGQRILVSAGPTQEPIDPVRFISNRSSGKMGYAIAEAAQARGAQVILVTGPTALPSPKGVEVVSISTAEEMTNALSTRLAWSTVLIMAAAVADFRPKHPVSHKITKQGPSDRTLDLQRTTDILSLLSAQRTTQLMVGFAAETTDLIAHAKDKLTAKGLDLIVANDVTTAGAGFGSDQNAATLIDRQGNTTELPLMPKRALADAILSHAQALLRSRESGLSSHAANMGRG
- a CDS encoding tetratricopeptide repeat protein, with product MAQNPITTVNAMELDRLATQLAKDPHSKAFMPLAEEYGKVGMWQEAAAVLEDGLKLYPGFITAMVALGRAYDHLGQVTKAKAILEESVKLSPENLRAHRTLIKIYQSEGLNESALQSCAVILAANPRDEEARSIQSALGGPLREHKGPATLKPPAPATSNLSTQQAARSPVADEITASAIQTPSTMTDPAVGATELGASALPEQDQAKEPAAVPELDLHSLDRAGTPPPSPHADVVAQLEAWLRAIESRRHDRDDTPPSDPKFS